One genomic window of Dermacentor andersoni chromosome 8, qqDerAnde1_hic_scaffold, whole genome shotgun sequence includes the following:
- the LOC126525605 gene encoding uncharacterized protein, giving the protein MKIALAFLLVAFAAVCVYATSEPHCEGVTCDPETCPKNECHCGSHKDACGCCDFCNKCANEECHLEHNDHCADGLHCVKKVIGEETEPAAGHCEPVESGSTAAHPETPVKVPDSEAPVHEPEEHHEEGEHAKSEAHHE; this is encoded by the exons ATGAAGATTGCTCTCGCATTTCTTCTTGTCGCATTTGCGGCTGTGTG CGTGTACGCCACGTCGGAGCCCCACTGCGAGGGTGTGACGTGCGACCCCGAAACTTGTCCTAAGAACGAATGCCACTGCGGAAGCCACAAGGACGCCTGCGGTTGCTGCGACTTCTGCAACAAG TGCGCAAACGAGGAGTGCCACCTCGAACACAACGACCACTGCGCCGATGGCCTGCACTGCGTCAAGAAGGTGATCGGCGAAGAGACTGAACCAGCTGCGGGACACTGCGAGCCAGTCGAGTCCGGCAGCACCGCCGCTCACCCAGAGACTCCCGTCAAAGTACCGGACTCGGAGGCACCGGTGCACGAACCGGAAGAGCACCACGAAGAAGGAGAACACGCCAAGAGTGAAGCTCACCACGAGTGA
- the LOC126525603 gene encoding uncharacterized protein: MVERDTASLVMPLSRTDLEAGAFNRFKMNIALVTLLFIAVAITSTSATSTPNCAATECDPDTCQKWQCSCGIYKDLCDCCDICYKCPGEECNVWILNLCTKNHECVLQDPAKGFEIGGVGHCKPTNATDASETS, from the exons ATGGTGGAACGGGACACTGCAAGCCTAGTAATGCCACTGTCTCGCACAGATCTTGAAGCGGGCGCATTTAACAG ATTCAAGATGAACATAGCCCTGGTAACCCTCTTATTCATCGCAGTGGCCATAACAAG CACTTCGGCAACATCTACTCCGAACTGCGCGGCGACCGAGTGCGATCCGGATACTTGTCAAAAGTGGCAGTGCTCCTGTGGAATCTACAAGGACCTGTGCGATTGCTGTGACATCTGCTACAAG TGTCCCGGCGAAGAGTGCAACGTGTGGATCCTCAACCTTTGCACCAAGAACCACGAATGTGTCCTGCAAGACCCTGCCAAGGGGTTCGAAATCGGCGGAGTGGGACACTGCAAACCTACCAACGCCACTGATGCCTCAGAAACTTCCTAA